A single Gemmatimonadota bacterium DNA region contains:
- a CDS encoding efflux transporter outer membrane subunit yields MPRRVRAFAGAAVVCLLAACAVGPSTAVTAVTPSVAQTSDQAVTPAARTFFDSLASARAADSISPAPQSMVSQGQPPQKPIGAPTTLQLDPAHNLTWLEIVRDSTLASLIQTAVDNNRDLRVAQARIREYRALHGAAVGPFFPQITANGGASRNKIALAGGSPIKYDAISATANVAWELDFWGRIRRGAQAANFDLLSYEEDARATELTLVSDVATEYLQLRELDESMRIAEATRAVGQAVLELARRRFAQGQISELDVRQFEAQVADPAARLAQFALQRRQQENALSLLLGQPPGSIPRGGPLQDVIQAVAVPDSLPGALIARRPDVMRAQRDMQASLARIGVAEANRLPTITVGGDYGSQRPEVNKLFTRPGEIYTLQAGLSFPLFTGGRLLNEERAARARADERKAQYQQTVLTALREASDALAGVRLGRDQLVAQQTQARALTIAASIAERRYASGVSSYLEVLNAEQSLFNAQLNLVAVEQQYLTATVQLYKALGGSWDGAGIR; encoded by the coding sequence GTGCCGCGCAGAGTCAGAGCGTTCGCGGGCGCGGCGGTGGTGTGCCTGCTCGCCGCGTGCGCCGTCGGCCCGTCAACCGCAGTCACGGCCGTGACACCATCAGTCGCACAAACGAGCGATCAGGCGGTGACGCCAGCCGCTCGCACGTTCTTCGATTCTCTTGCATCGGCGAGAGCGGCAGATTCCATTTCGCCCGCTCCGCAATCGATGGTGAGTCAGGGTCAGCCGCCGCAGAAGCCGATCGGCGCCCCCACGACGCTGCAGCTCGACCCTGCGCACAACCTCACGTGGCTCGAGATCGTGCGCGACAGCACACTCGCGTCGCTCATCCAGACCGCGGTGGACAACAACCGCGACCTGCGCGTCGCTCAGGCTCGCATTCGCGAGTACCGCGCGCTGCATGGTGCAGCGGTTGGACCATTCTTTCCGCAGATAACGGCGAACGGAGGAGCGAGTCGAAACAAGATCGCGCTCGCTGGCGGCTCGCCGATCAAGTACGACGCGATCAGCGCGACCGCGAACGTTGCATGGGAGCTGGACTTCTGGGGGCGGATCCGTCGCGGCGCTCAGGCAGCGAACTTCGATCTGCTCAGCTACGAGGAAGACGCGCGCGCGACGGAGCTCACGCTCGTGAGTGATGTCGCGACGGAGTACCTGCAGCTGCGCGAGCTGGACGAGAGCATGCGCATCGCCGAGGCGACGAGGGCAGTGGGGCAGGCTGTACTTGAGCTTGCACGTCGCAGATTCGCGCAGGGCCAGATCTCCGAACTGGATGTGCGCCAGTTCGAAGCGCAGGTCGCCGATCCGGCAGCGCGCCTCGCACAATTCGCATTGCAGAGGCGCCAGCAGGAGAATGCTCTGTCCCTGCTGCTCGGCCAGCCACCGGGCTCGATTCCGCGCGGCGGTCCGCTGCAGGATGTGATCCAGGCAGTTGCAGTTCCCGATTCGCTCCCGGGCGCATTGATTGCGCGGCGCCCGGACGTGATGCGGGCGCAGCGAGACATGCAGGCGTCGCTCGCACGAATCGGTGTCGCGGAAGCGAACAGACTTCCCACGATCACGGTCGGCGGTGACTACGGCTCGCAACGGCCGGAGGTGAACAAGCTGTTCACGCGCCCGGGTGAGATTTACACGCTGCAAGCCGGTCTGTCGTTCCCGCTGTTCACCGGTGGTCGCCTGCTCAACGAGGAACGTGCGGCGCGTGCACGAGCGGATGAGCGCAAGGCGCAGTATCAGCAGACCGTGCTCACGGCGTTGCGTGAAGCCAGCGACGCGCTTGCCGGGGTCCGGCTGGGCCGCGATCAACTTGTGGCGCAGCAGACGCAGGCGCGTGCGTTGACGATCGCAGCGTCGATCGCGGAACGTCGATATGCGAGCGGCGTGTCGAGCTATCTCGAAGTGCTGAACGCGGAGCAGAGCCTGTTCAACGCGCAGCTGAATCTGGTCGCGGTGGAGCAGCAGTATCTCACGGCAACGGTGCAGTTGTACAAGGCGTTGGGCGGCAGCTGGGACGGGGCGGGAATCCGTTGA
- a CDS encoding FAD-dependent oxidoreductase gives MTSNVAFPSLTQRQIETLSKYAKRRHFHHNDTLFQAGVSPATFFVVLSGAIEILDHSGDKPRTIVVHEPGQFTGDIDILTRRITVVSAVARGETDVLEVEPADIRRLIAEDPGMGDVILQAFIARREQLLESGFEGVRVIGSRNSRDTYRIREFLSRNQVPMRWLDVDTDSGAAELLRHFGVGDEALPVVVCTGQPVLRNPSTRDLAQAVGLKRAIGSEVYDLVIVGAGPAGLAAAVYGSSEGLTTLLLDADSPGGQAGASNAIENYLGFPMGITGADLTRAATLQAQKFGARLSTPAPVTALEDEGSHLTVRMDDGETASARCVLIATGADYRKLDVPDRERFEGIGIYYVATKTELDACGGADVVIVGAGNSAGQAAVYLAQHTRKVTMLVRRDSMRQTMSSYLIDRIEVAPNIDVLYTTQVRKLHGDTRLESIVVENTTTGERRTIDTPAVFTLIGAIPRTDWLPAQIDTDPKGFVCTGRQLANTPGWTRKRQPFLLETSQAGVFAAGDVRLGSAKRVAAAVGEGSMAVKFVHEYLAELREDPQPELTTNVPVKGVTAP, from the coding sequence GTGACTTCAAACGTTGCATTCCCCAGCCTGACCCAGCGGCAGATAGAAACACTGTCCAAGTACGCGAAGCGGCGTCACTTCCATCACAACGATACGCTGTTTCAGGCCGGAGTGAGCCCGGCGACTTTCTTCGTGGTTCTGTCCGGCGCGATCGAGATTCTCGACCATTCGGGCGACAAGCCACGAACGATCGTGGTGCATGAACCGGGTCAGTTCACCGGCGACATCGACATCCTCACGCGACGCATCACGGTCGTGAGCGCCGTGGCGCGGGGTGAGACCGACGTGCTCGAAGTCGAACCGGCCGACATCCGCCGCCTGATTGCTGAAGATCCAGGAATGGGCGACGTCATTCTGCAGGCGTTCATTGCGCGCAGAGAACAGCTTCTCGAGTCCGGATTCGAGGGAGTCCGCGTGATCGGGTCGAGAAATTCGCGCGACACGTACCGCATTCGCGAGTTTCTCTCGCGCAATCAGGTACCGATGAGATGGCTCGACGTCGATACCGATTCCGGCGCGGCTGAGCTGTTGCGCCACTTCGGCGTCGGCGATGAAGCGCTCCCCGTCGTGGTGTGCACCGGCCAACCCGTGCTGCGCAATCCGTCCACGCGCGACCTCGCACAGGCTGTGGGGCTCAAGCGCGCGATCGGAAGCGAAGTCTATGATCTGGTGATCGTGGGCGCCGGTCCCGCCGGACTCGCGGCCGCGGTGTACGGTTCGTCCGAAGGGCTCACTACGCTGTTACTCGACGCCGACTCCCCGGGCGGACAGGCAGGCGCGTCCAACGCGATCGAGAATTACCTCGGCTTTCCCATGGGCATTACGGGCGCCGATCTCACCAGGGCCGCGACACTGCAGGCGCAGAAATTCGGTGCGCGCCTGTCCACGCCTGCGCCCGTAACGGCGCTCGAAGATGAAGGATCGCACCTCACGGTGCGCATGGACGACGGTGAAACCGCGTCGGCGCGCTGCGTTCTGATCGCAACGGGCGCGGACTATCGCAAGCTCGACGTTCCCGACCGCGAACGGTTCGAGGGGATCGGCATCTACTACGTCGCGACGAAGACGGAGCTGGATGCGTGCGGCGGCGCCGACGTCGTGATCGTCGGTGCTGGCAACTCGGCCGGTCAGGCAGCAGTGTACCTCGCACAGCACACGCGGAAAGTGACGATGCTCGTGCGCCGCGACAGCATGCGACAGACCATGTCGAGCTATCTCATCGATCGCATCGAGGTCGCGCCAAACATCGACGTGCTCTACACCACTCAGGTTCGCAAGCTTCATGGCGACACGCGTCTCGAGAGCATTGTCGTCGAAAACACCACAACAGGCGAGCGACGCACGATCGACACGCCGGCGGTCTTTACGCTCATCGGGGCCATTCCGCGTACCGATTGGCTACCAGCGCAGATCGACACCGATCCCAAGGGATTCGTCTGCACCGGCCGTCAGCTCGCCAACACGCCGGGCTGGACGCGCAAGCGGCAGCCATTCCTGCTGGAGACGAGTCAGGCGGGTGTGTTTGCGGCTGGCGACGTGCGACTCGGCTCCGCAAAGCGCGTGGCAGCAGCGGTCGGCGAGGGCTCGATGGCGGTCAAGTTCGTGCACGAGTACCTCGCCGAGCTACGCGAAGATCCGCAGCCGGAGCTTACGACGAATGTACCGGTGAAGGGTGTGACCGCCCCGTAG
- a CDS encoding cupin domain-containing protein has product MNIEQQFVDLHDLWSPRVIGRVNDQYVKVAKLKGEFTWHKHDDEDEMFLVVKGRLKIQFEDGDVELGAGDFHIVPKGVRHNPVADEECWVMLIETVTTKHTGDVISPLTRTIEQQLGR; this is encoded by the coding sequence ATGAACATCGAGCAACAATTCGTGGACCTGCACGACCTCTGGTCACCCAGAGTGATCGGCCGCGTCAACGATCAGTATGTCAAGGTCGCGAAGCTCAAGGGCGAGTTCACGTGGCACAAACACGATGATGAGGATGAGATGTTCCTCGTCGTGAAGGGTCGGTTGAAGATCCAGTTCGAGGACGGTGACGTCGAGCTCGGAGCGGGTGATTTCCACATCGTCCCGAAAGGCGTCAGGCACAATCCAGTCGCGGACGAGGAGTGCTGGGTAATGCTGATCGAAACTGTGACGACCAAACACACGGGAGATGTGATATCTCCACTGACCAGAACTATCGAGCAGCAGCTGGGGCGGTAG
- a CDS encoding ring-cleaving dioxygenase, which translates to MNEISGIHHVTAITGNAQANLDFYTHVLGMRLVKKTVNQDVPDTYHLFYADADGNPGTDLTFFPWADSPPVQDGIGLAMEVSLAIPSASVPYWRARLTDFGVAIEAESVRHSERTLAIRDPFGQPLALVATDDARTFAAWDRSPVPAEHQIRGLQSVRLWERDLALTEDFLVNVLGFRAMGVEDGWHRYGVGDGGSGRHLDIREIRGGTRGRWGVGGIHHVAWRVADDAAQLAVRARVEAAHRRPTEVIDRFWFHSVYFLEPGGVLFEVATDGPGFTIDESAESLGETLVLPPWLEPERTKIESELPPLTVAS; encoded by the coding sequence ATGAACGAGATCAGCGGAATCCATCACGTCACGGCCATCACCGGCAACGCTCAGGCGAACCTGGACTTCTACACGCACGTACTCGGCATGCGGCTCGTGAAAAAGACAGTGAACCAGGATGTGCCGGACACGTACCATCTCTTCTATGCGGACGCCGACGGCAACCCCGGTACCGATCTCACCTTCTTTCCGTGGGCCGACTCACCACCGGTCCAGGATGGCATAGGGCTCGCGATGGAGGTTTCACTCGCGATACCGTCGGCGAGCGTGCCATACTGGCGTGCCAGGCTCACTGACTTCGGCGTCGCGATAGAAGCCGAATCGGTGCGTCACTCGGAGCGCACACTTGCCATTCGCGATCCCTTCGGACAACCCCTCGCACTCGTCGCGACCGACGACGCTCGTACATTCGCCGCGTGGGATCGTAGTCCAGTGCCAGCGGAGCATCAGATCCGTGGGCTGCAGTCAGTTCGATTGTGGGAGCGCGATCTCGCACTGACCGAAGATTTCCTCGTCAACGTGCTCGGCTTTCGCGCCATGGGGGTGGAGGATGGATGGCACCGTTACGGAGTCGGTGACGGTGGATCGGGAAGGCATCTCGACATTCGTGAGATTCGGGGCGGCACGCGCGGCCGCTGGGGCGTCGGCGGAATCCATCACGTTGCATGGCGAGTTGCCGACGATGCTGCACAGCTCGCAGTGCGCGCGCGAGTGGAAGCAGCACACCGTCGTCCGACCGAAGTCATCGACCGCTTCTGGTTCCACTCGGTCTACTTTCTGGAGCCGGGCGGCGTGCTGTTCGAAGTCGCGACCGATGGGCCTGGCTTCACGATCGACGAGAGCGCCGAATCGCTGGGCGAGACGCTGGTGCTCCCGCCGTGGCTCGAGCCGGAGCGCACGAAGATCGAATCCGAATTGCCGCCGCTGACGGTCGCATCGTAG
- a CDS encoding universal stress protein, protein MTGIDAAPGSTEFLRLLESRERGKLKVYIGSFAGVGKTYRMLQEGNALRARGIDVVAAFVESHGRAETEAQLANLEVIPRRRVEYRGVVLEEMDADAVIARAPAVALVDELAHTNVPGGRHTKRWQDVEDILDAGISVISAVNIQHVESLNDVVQQTLGVTVRETVPDWVLAKADQVVNLDISAEDLRQRLLEGKIYAPEKIQSALTNFFTEENLTTLRELALREVASSVDRIREGIAARGVPSARNNSHGGRTADRILVAMSSNPPYTQMLLRKASRIAGRLNSDWYCVYVQTPSERSDRIDSALQRRLVENIQAAQSMGAEIVKLEGTDVAAAICQFAREKSITLAIVGQSRRSFLDHIRRGSVIDKLINNTQDLDVLVAAFNERPTTPTSP, encoded by the coding sequence ATGACGGGCATCGACGCCGCGCCCGGATCAACTGAGTTCCTGCGCCTGCTCGAGAGCCGCGAGCGCGGGAAGCTCAAGGTGTACATCGGATCGTTCGCCGGTGTCGGCAAGACCTACCGAATGTTGCAGGAGGGTAATGCGCTTCGCGCGCGCGGCATCGACGTCGTAGCCGCGTTCGTCGAGTCACACGGACGCGCTGAGACCGAAGCGCAGCTTGCCAACCTCGAGGTGATTCCGCGCCGTCGCGTCGAGTATCGAGGCGTCGTACTCGAAGAAATGGACGCAGATGCGGTGATCGCGCGCGCACCCGCTGTCGCGTTGGTCGATGAGCTCGCCCACACGAACGTGCCGGGCGGCAGACACACCAAACGGTGGCAGGACGTCGAGGACATACTCGACGCCGGCATAAGCGTCATAAGCGCGGTGAACATACAACACGTCGAATCACTGAACGACGTTGTCCAGCAGACGCTCGGCGTGACGGTGCGCGAAACCGTGCCGGACTGGGTGCTCGCCAAGGCGGATCAGGTCGTCAATCTGGACATAAGCGCCGAGGACCTCCGGCAGCGGTTGCTGGAAGGCAAGATCTACGCGCCCGAGAAGATTCAGTCCGCACTTACAAATTTCTTTACCGAGGAGAATCTCACCACCTTGCGCGAGCTTGCACTGCGCGAAGTGGCGAGTAGCGTGGACCGTATTCGCGAGGGAATCGCTGCCAGGGGTGTACCATCTGCGCGGAACAACAGCCATGGCGGCCGTACAGCAGATCGCATTCTCGTCGCGATGTCGAGCAACCCGCCGTACACGCAGATGCTGCTCCGCAAGGCCAGCCGGATCGCCGGCCGTCTCAACTCCGACTGGTATTGCGTGTACGTGCAGACTCCCAGCGAGCGAAGCGACCGCATCGATTCAGCGCTTCAGCGACGGCTGGTCGAGAACATTCAGGCTGCGCAGAGCATGGGTGCGGAGATCGTGAAGCTCGAGGGCACCGACGTCGCCGCTGCCATCTGCCAGTTCGCGCGTGAGAAGAGCATAACACTGGCAATCGTCGGCCAGTCCCGGCGAAGCTTTCTGGATCACATCCGCCGCGGCTCGGTGATCGACAAGCTCATCAACAACACTCAGGACCTCGACGTTCTCGTCGCGGCTTTCAACGAACGTCCTACCACCCCTACGTCACCATGA
- a CDS encoding outer membrane beta-barrel protein has protein sequence MTNSNRRPAKATMFVLIIAIAGPPSASAQQSDSSSKKDSSTAAAASICGTDSAPAPFAFADFTWLNGNSRQHVSVLDTKAFTGEFRADVSYIGDFNKPKDHTLVGTSESGRTGEFQVQQLGVGGDFHCGHARGRLMTQFGMYSTMTPRNDASPSRGQWDLANAYRYLSEAYGGYHWNKLSGVNLDAGIFMSYVGLFSYYNYDNWAYQPSYVSSNTPWFFNGVRLQIFVNDKLKIEPWLVNGWQSYGMFNDTPGAGLQVLWRPNGAVSVHSNSYYGHDWLGIPHRMRVHTDNSLQLKYYDHPTGQLDRAAFSLTVDAGCESGGGVRCSSSGAGGPPQNFLGFMFYNRAWFASNTIGLTLGGGAMNNPGRYLVLMPPINGATAFSGTPYFTENPGDKFGAWDASATLDFMPDEFTTFRLELDHRAANVPYFAGFGGVTPPGGNVGAPGSLVQGWSPDLRKTETRLNLALLVKM, from the coding sequence ATGACCAACTCGAACCGTCGTCCCGCAAAAGCAACCATGTTCGTGCTGATCATCGCCATCGCCGGACCGCCGAGCGCTTCGGCGCAACAGAGCGATTCATCCTCGAAGAAGGACAGCTCGACGGCCGCGGCGGCGTCCATCTGCGGCACCGACAGCGCACCTGCGCCGTTTGCGTTCGCCGACTTCACGTGGCTGAATGGCAACAGTCGACAGCACGTATCGGTGCTAGATACAAAGGCATTCACTGGCGAATTCCGTGCTGACGTCAGCTACATCGGCGACTTCAACAAGCCGAAGGATCACACGCTGGTCGGTACTTCGGAGAGCGGCCGGACGGGAGAATTCCAGGTGCAACAGCTGGGCGTGGGCGGGGATTTTCACTGTGGCCACGCGCGCGGGCGACTCATGACGCAGTTCGGAATGTATTCAACGATGACCCCGCGCAACGACGCCAGCCCCTCACGCGGCCAGTGGGATCTTGCCAACGCATATCGATACCTGTCGGAGGCGTATGGTGGATATCACTGGAACAAGCTGAGCGGCGTCAACCTGGACGCCGGGATCTTCATGTCGTACGTGGGGCTGTTCAGCTACTACAACTACGATAACTGGGCGTACCAGCCGTCCTACGTGTCGTCCAACACGCCATGGTTCTTCAACGGTGTGCGGCTACAGATATTCGTCAATGACAAGCTCAAGATCGAGCCGTGGCTCGTCAACGGCTGGCAGTCATACGGAATGTTCAACGACACGCCAGGTGCCGGTCTTCAGGTGCTGTGGCGCCCCAATGGCGCCGTCTCGGTTCACTCCAACAGCTATTACGGTCACGACTGGCTCGGCATCCCTCATCGCATGCGTGTCCACACCGACAACAGCCTGCAGCTCAAGTACTACGATCATCCGACGGGACAGCTCGACAGGGCGGCGTTCTCATTGACAGTCGACGCGGGATGCGAGAGCGGTGGCGGCGTGCGATGCAGTTCATCCGGCGCAGGCGGGCCGCCGCAGAATTTTCTCGGCTTCATGTTCTACAACAGAGCCTGGTTTGCGAGCAACACCATCGGCCTTACGCTGGGGGGCGGAGCAATGAACAACCCGGGACGATATCTCGTCCTGATGCCACCGATCAACGGTGCAACTGCTTTTTCAGGAACTCCGTACTTCACCGAGAACCCCGGTGACAAGTTCGGCGCATGGGACGCATCAGCGACTCTTGATTTCATGCCGGACGAGTTCACCACGTTCCGACTCGAGCTCGATCACCGCGCTGCAAACGTGCCATATTTCGCCGGATTCGGTGGAGTCACACCGCCCGGCGGAAATGTGGGCGCCCCCGGATCGCTGGTACAGGGCTGGTCGCCCGACCTGCGCAAGACCGAGACCCGCCTCAATCTGGCGCTTCTCGTAAAGATGTGA
- the kdpC gene encoding potassium-transporting ATPase subunit KdpC codes for MIRRQIWTAISVTAVLIILTGLAYPMLVTGIAQLLFPDQANGSLIIENGRIVGSRLIGQRFSGPKYFHPRPSAAGAGYDPLASGGTNRGPTDRDLADTLIANAVDSIIANDGAHRGGIPADQVTSSGSGLDPDISPASAMIQIARIARARNVDSLTVAEIVARHIQGRQFGLFGEPRVNVLSLNLALDSGLALATRATR; via the coding sequence ATGATACGCCGCCAGATTTGGACCGCCATATCGGTGACGGCCGTTCTCATAATTCTCACCGGGCTCGCATACCCGATGCTCGTGACCGGCATTGCACAGCTTCTGTTTCCGGACCAGGCCAACGGTTCACTCATAATCGAAAACGGCCGGATTGTCGGAAGCAGGCTTATCGGTCAGCGCTTCTCCGGCCCGAAATATTTTCATCCGCGTCCATCCGCTGCGGGGGCCGGCTACGATCCGCTCGCGAGCGGCGGCACCAACAGGGGGCCGACAGACCGCGACCTCGCAGATACGCTCATCGCCAACGCCGTAGACTCGATTATTGCCAATGACGGCGCGCACCGTGGTGGAATCCCTGCCGACCAGGTGACGTCATCCGGTTCAGGCCTGGATCCTGACATCTCGCCCGCGAGCGCGATGATTCAGATCGCGCGCATCGCGCGTGCGCGCAACGTCGATTCCTTGACAGTCGCCGAAATCGTCGCCCGACACATCCAGGGACGCCAGTTTGGGTTGTTCGGCGAGCCCCGTGTGAATGTCCTCTCGCTCAATCTTGCGCTCGATTCAGGTCTCGCTCTTGCCACCAGGGCCACAAGATGA
- the kdpB gene encoding potassium-transporting ATPase subunit KdpB: MAATKRTLLDPVIARAAIVDAFRKLHPRHMVRNPVMFVVFIGSVLATIAIARDPANVGFNAQLAVWLWFTVLFANFAEAMAEGRGKAQADSLRRSRHETQAKRLGDPANRDDLDLVSAESLRRGDAVLCLPGDVIPGDGEVIDGVASVDESAITGESAPVIRESGGDRSAVTGGTRVLSDYLVIRITANPGETFMDRMIALVEGASRQKTPNEIALTMLLSGLTIVFLMAVVTLAPFASYSGVSVSVPVLVALLVCLIPTTIGGLLSSIGIAGMDRLVQHNVIAMSGRSVEAAGDVDTLLLDKTGTITLGNRQAVELYPVSGVALEYLADRAQLASLPDETPEGRSIVVLAKERFGLRGREVGAEQHMTFVPFSATTRMSGVDLLDGELRKGASDAVARYVTHAGGVMPRDIGDIVERIAREGGTPLVVTERNGAAPRVLGAIYLKDIVKGGMRERFDRLRAMGIRTVMITGDNPLTAAAIAREAGVDDFLAEAKPEDKLELIRREQNGGRLVAMTGDGTNDAPALAQADVGVAMNTGTQAAREAGNMIDLDSNPTKLIEIVEIGKQLLMTRGSLTTFSIANDVAKYFAIIPAIFLTAFPVLGALNVMRLHSSQSAILSAVIFNALVIVALIPLALRGVKYRPSSAAQILRRNILIYGVGGIIVPFIGIKIIDVVLTFTGAVS; encoded by the coding sequence ATGGCCGCGACCAAGCGAACACTGCTCGACCCTGTCATCGCGCGCGCAGCCATTGTCGACGCATTTCGCAAACTGCATCCGCGCCACATGGTACGCAATCCGGTGATGTTCGTCGTATTCATCGGCAGCGTACTCGCCACAATCGCCATTGCGCGCGATCCTGCGAATGTGGGATTCAATGCGCAGCTGGCCGTATGGCTCTGGTTCACCGTACTGTTCGCAAACTTCGCCGAAGCCATGGCCGAAGGACGCGGCAAGGCGCAAGCTGACTCGTTGCGGCGCTCACGTCATGAAACCCAGGCCAAAAGACTCGGGGATCCAGCGAATCGTGACGATCTCGATCTCGTTTCTGCCGAATCTCTACGCAGGGGCGACGCGGTACTCTGTCTGCCGGGCGATGTGATCCCGGGCGACGGCGAAGTGATTGACGGAGTGGCATCAGTTGATGAGTCGGCTATCACTGGCGAGTCGGCACCGGTCATCCGCGAATCCGGGGGTGACAGGTCCGCCGTAACCGGTGGCACGCGAGTGCTCTCCGACTATCTGGTGATCCGCATCACGGCAAATCCGGGCGAGACGTTCATGGACCGCATGATCGCGCTCGTCGAGGGCGCATCGCGCCAGAAGACGCCCAATGAGATCGCACTCACGATGCTGCTTTCCGGGCTGACGATCGTATTTCTGATGGCCGTCGTGACACTCGCGCCGTTCGCGAGCTACAGCGGCGTATCCGTAAGTGTTCCGGTTCTCGTTGCACTCCTGGTATGTCTCATCCCTACCACCATTGGCGGCCTGCTCTCGTCGATTGGCATTGCGGGAATGGATCGGCTGGTCCAGCACAACGTGATCGCGATGAGCGGACGATCCGTCGAAGCAGCTGGAGACGTCGACACTCTTCTTCTGGACAAGACGGGGACCATCACCCTGGGAAACAGGCAGGCCGTGGAGCTCTATCCGGTATCGGGTGTCGCGCTCGAGTACCTGGCCGATCGTGCACAGCTGGCATCGCTTCCGGACGAGACTCCGGAGGGACGCAGCATAGTCGTGCTTGCGAAGGAGCGCTTTGGGCTTCGCGGCCGCGAGGTCGGCGCCGAGCAGCACATGACTTTCGTTCCCTTCTCCGCCACGACGCGCATGAGCGGCGTCGATCTGCTGGATGGCGAGCTGCGCAAGGGCGCATCGGATGCGGTCGCGCGATACGTGACGCACGCGGGAGGGGTGATGCCACGCGACATCGGTGACATCGTCGAACGTATCGCACGTGAAGGCGGCACACCGCTCGTCGTGACGGAGCGCAACGGTGCTGCGCCGCGCGTGCTTGGCGCCATATATCTCAAGGACATCGTAAAGGGAGGGATGAGGGAGCGCTTCGACCGCTTGCGTGCGATGGGAATCCGAACGGTGATGATTACCGGTGACAACCCGCTCACGGCGGCGGCTATCGCGCGCGAGGCCGGTGTGGACGACTTTCTCGCCGAGGCAAAGCCGGAGGACAAGCTCGAGCTCATCAGGCGGGAGCAGAACGGCGGACGGCTCGTCGCGATGACGGGTGACGGGACCAACGACGCGCCAGCTCTGGCGCAGGCGGATGTCGGTGTCGCGATGAATACCGGTACCCAGGCGGCACGCGAGGCCGGTAACATGATCGATCTCGACTCGAACCCAACCAAGCTGATCGAGATAGTCGAGATCGGTAAGCAATTGCTGATGACGCGTGGCTCGCTCACGACCTTCTCCATCGCGAACGACGTCGCCAAATACTTCGCCATCATCCCGGCAATCTTTCTGACCGCATTCCCGGTGCTCGGCGCGCTCAACGTGATGCGTCTGCACTCGTCACAGTCCGCGATCCTGAGCGCGGTGATATTCAATGCATTGGTAATCGTAGCGCTGATTCCTCTCGCGTTGCGCGGAGTGAAGTATCGTCCGTCGTCAGCCGCGCAGATACTACGGCGCAATATTCTGATCTACGGAGTAGGAGGCATCATCGTGCCTTTCATCGGAATCAAGATCATCGACGTAGTCCTCACCTTTACTGGAGCCGTATCATGA